The Scleropages formosus chromosome 3, fSclFor1.1, whole genome shotgun sequence genome contains the following window.
GtgtcatatgtatgtatgctaTGTTTGTGAGCATTTGTGTACCATACTTAACAGGTACAAAAGAGCTGTATGAGTGCATATAGGaagccatacagtattacagagtaattaatgaaaggaaactgcctttaatattttttgcgTTATGGTAACTAATGTCAACTGTTGAAAAAACTCTCCATTTGAATTGGGTGTGATtctattttagcataaatgactgtgatttttgGGTCTTGGGAACACAacaatttttaccattgaaactaattaGTAATTATATCTTTAGTCACGAGAATTCACCCTGCAAAAAGTTTTACAGTAACGAATTGCCTAGTAAGGCAGATTGTGTTAAAGTACAGAATTATCTTGGATCCATGTAAAACAAGGAGGGCTGTCCATTCTGCGGCCCCACCCAAGACTAGTAGACAGACTGCTCTTCGAGACTCTTATATCACCACCTGGTGCCTTAGAAAGGAACAAAATATAACTTTATGGACCAGTACTCTCCCACACAGGAAATTGCATAGGGGCGTaatactgcaagttgctttggagaaaagcatcagccaagtaataaatgtaatgttaattgtaacgttaatgtaaatgttaccgtGGCAGTATTATTACTGAGAATGATCATGATTCTCTTGCCCTTTGAACACTTGAGCAAAACATCAATAGTATGTGTTATGGCAGAAGTAAAACCACCCCTGAACTAAATGCTGATCAAGCTAAGGTAGCGGGAAGAGGTAATAATGTCATTTACTACTGCATCCCACTTGAGCACTTAAGtaacataaaacattaattctctaaatttgttcttttaaaccgtttttttcattgctttatcttatttttcacaatttaatCGAGCAGGGATCCTGTTGCAATGAAGGACTTAATAAATCCTCACATGAAGGCACTGCGGAATTCATAAAATTATGAGAACTGAACTCTTGGTCATTTCTCTGAATACAGCCACCTCATGTAACAATGTATTTAAAGCGGTGAAATGGTTATTAATGAGCACTCGAGGTCACTATACTAATCCAACATGCCCTATTGGTTGAGTGGTTGTGTATCATCCGTCAGCTGTGCTTCACGGGCCGGAATACAGTGCGCGGTAATTAATCGTGTCGGTACCATCGCATGAAAGGCCGTAGGAAAAAActtgcatggaaaaaaaaagctgtataatGACAAGGAAGGTCTTGTTCCCACACAGATAAGCACGCTGAGCAATGTGAGCGCGGTGGACGTCAAGCCGCCGCTGGGCCTGCCGGGCCTGGGAAACCCAGGTGGCTACCAGTGCACGAGCCCTGGCTCTCTCTCCAAACACATCTGTGCAATATGTGGGGATCGCTCCTCAGGTAATGGCCATGCCCCGCCGCCATGGCCTAGCTGGTCTCTGCAGTGACCTTCCCCAGTACTGCCCGCATCTGCCCCGTCTCTCTCCTTCATGTGAAAATATAggttaaaatttaaattcttaGAATCGCGTAGCTAGGAGCAAATAACGTTTTTTTTACCGTGTTTGCTTCTGATGTCATTGCACTTCCAAGGCGTGCTGGATAGGTAATGTGGAAATTTTAACGTTGAAAGATGTATTGAAGGTGCGGGACAGATGTAGCTTATCTCGGTGGGGTTTGGTTGAGGTGCAAATGAGCGGTTTGAGTCAGCGGGTATctgtttttgctcatctctgGCTCACTGTGCGTGGACAGGAAAGCACTATGGTGTGTATAGCTGCGAGGGCTGCAAAGGCTTCTTCAAAAGAACTATCCGGAAGGACCTGAGTTACACATGCCGGGACAATAAGGAGTGCCTCATCGACAAGCGCCAGCGCAACCGTTGCCAGTACTGTCGCTACCAGAAGTGTCTTGCCATGGGCATGAAGAGGGAAGGTGAGTGGATACAAACTCAGCTATGCGCAAGTCTTGGTTTATTTATTGCACAAAATTTCTAGAAAATGCTCATCAATTTTGTGTGATGCATTGGTGTTGCTTGGTGCATatgacaatgtaaaacacacaaaaggcaCAAAGTACACAGTTTCCTAAATAATTGCTTGGTGGAGCTCCAGTATCCAAGAATAAATGATAATTGATGGTGACTGATCTATGGTCActtgtagatttttttaaatggtagtTTATTACATGTCACTTGTTACttcaataaagtaaaataatatattttgttcttcctttctttcGAACATAACAGGTTACGTTTCTCAGTATGTTACTGTGTGACAGATATATGCAAAGTACACTCcacaggggggtggggggatacAGTACTTATTGATAATTATTGATTCTTGCTCGCCAATAATTTTGCCAAAGCCTTATTCTTCTACACAAAATGCTgaactttgacattttaatattaatctgTGCTGGTTTCAActtgtgtgtaaaataaataaataataaataaaacgagGAGTtggtttttttccttgtttctaTGTATTTGAAGAGAAATGGTTGAAATTGTTCAGCGGCCAATAATGTGACCGCAACTCGGTGCTTGTATCAAACGCGGATGGAGGAGTACTAAGTTAAGGCAAAAGCATTGAATAATGATAGCACAGGTGTGTTACTTATTTTTGAAATACAGAAAGtagctttttgtgttttaactttTACATGTGTTCAGATGACCATTTCCGTGTCACAAAATCAAATGTGCATAACATGATGACTCATAGCGAATAATTGAAATGGGAGGAGTGCAGACTATTTGGAGGTGTATTCTCAGCCGTCCAGGAGGAGAGGCAGCGCGGCAGGGAGAAGAGCGAGAGCGAGGTGGAGTCCACCAGTGGCTCCAACGAGGACATGCCCGTGGAGAAGATCCTTGATGCAGAGCTGGCTGTGGAGCCAAAGACAGAAGCCTACATGGAAGCCAGCTCAGGGAACTCGGTGAGTAACGTTGAACTTTACATCTGTAGTTGCTGACTCTAGTTATGGAGAGATTCTTTCCAACTCATTGGAGGTGTCCTATCAGTCTGTTTTTCTACCCTTGCATTCTGCTCTGTTGTGTCCTGTTTTACTAGACAAATGACCCCGTCACCAACATTTGCCAAGCGGCAGACAAGCAGCTCTTCACTCTGGTAGAGTGGGCGAAGCGGATCCCACACTTCTCTGAACTACCTCTAGATGACCAAGTCATCCTTCTGCGAGCAGGTAGATACCCACAAGCCCTTGCTCATTCGTCTCTTCCTCGAGGCAGTCAAACCGTTTGGGCTTTCGTATGTGCTGTCTGCAGGAAGGAGGCAGCATGACCTTGCCAAATATTTCTACCTGTCTTACATGGATTATGTATGAGCACTGATAAGGCTAGATGCTCTCCTAGACAGCACACaacaccatcacacacacacatcatctgaaaccacttgacccttctggggtcatggggagccagagcctaacccggcaacacagggcacaaggctggagggggaggggacacacccaggacggggcgccagtccattggaaggcaccccaagcaggactcaaacccctgacccactggagagcaggacctggtcaaacacGCCCCTCCTACCAGCACACCAGTTAGCTCTTAACATGGAAGAAGCACAGTTTAGCACCGCAAGGTCATACTCTGTTTGTGTACATTTCAGGTTGGAACGAATTGCTCATCGCCTCCTTCTCACATCGCTCGGTGACGGTGAAGGATGGCATCTTGCTTGCCACTGGTCTGCATGTACATCGCAGCAGTGCCCACAGCGCTGGTGTCGGATCCATCTTTGACAGGTTGGAAAGGGTCTCGGAGCTCCATTTAGTGACCTGATACTATTTCTGTGCGTTCATTGTGAAGATGTTCTGTGGACTGACATCGAGACCTTGTGTAGGGTGCTCACAGAACTGGTGTCCAAGATGAAGGACATGCAGATGGACAAGACCGAGCTGGGATGTCTACGTGCCATCGTGCTCTTCAACCCAGGTCCGTAAGTCTTACAAACCTGCATTTAGGAGGAGTAGGAATATGGTAGGAATATACCGAACAGCCGCACAGATCCCTGGAGACTGCCGAGAAATTTTTCTTAAGTGACCCATTGAGAGATTAATTTATGGATTGCGATAACCAGCCTGTCAGAAGATAAAAATGGTTGTTCAGCTGAGGATCTTCCGATTCTGTGACACTTTCGTGCTTTCTCCATTTTAAACAGAGAAAGATGAATGTTGTGGGAAGAATTTTAAAGCTAATACACACAGAATTTATGATATAACcatcagaaatgaataaatacaaagtaaCTCATTAGCCGTAAGCATCTCATCCATTACAtgtataattttgtttataaaaaacTGACtcaaaattttatgaaaaagcagaaattttaggTGAGTATTGTTCAATTAAGCTTACGTTTGCATTCATTAATTGcagtaaataaaacactttcattccctttttttttagatgtgtCTTCATTTCTCAATGAAGAAAACCATTTCCCAAAGTTTCATTGAGACTGAAAGAGCTAAAAATCACGGGCAGTTCATATCAAATGTCATGATCCCTGTGCAGCAATTAGAAGCCTGGTGCACTTGCATGATGGACAAAGAATATTGTTGGTGCGTCTGATTTAAATTGAACTGTGCAGCAATAAAGACAGATGTGGTCCGGAACACGTAGCAGACACAAGTATGTGGCACAAGTTCAGTGACGCTACGCAAGGCCGAAGCTGTTCATAGTGCTCTTTCCTTAGATGCAAAGGGTTTGTCCAACCCCACTGAAGTGGAAGCCCTGAGGGAGAAGGTATACGCGTCCCTGGAATCCTACACCAAGAACCGGTACCCTGAGCAGCCTGGCAGGTGAGTCCAGCAATCTACTGACATGGGACCCGTGTCTATGTAGACATCAGGGAGCACCAGGGCCACATTTTGATGTTTGTGCTCCATGGGCTCTTTCGCTCCAAATTTTGCAAAAAGAGGGTAACGCCAGTTGAATTATGTTGACTGACATGGTGCACTTTAAATTGATTCTAATGCTAAACCACATGACTGACGGATAAGCCGACGGAAAGAAACGTCTTTCGGAAAGGCCTAGGAATTCTggaattgtgtttttgttatttaattttgaagttttaCTTGTATTAGCAGTCTTTTTCGTTATTTTTCgtggtttttaaattttttctctccttcatcGGCCAGAAAAGTTTCGTAGGGAAATCTGGATCTCCGCTCTTCACGGAGGGCTGGACTCTGGCTTCTTTCTTATAAGAAAGCATTCAGTTTAGACACTAGGGAGCACTGCTGAGTACAATTTCAGAAGGGTGTTTCAGTTGCGCATGCACTCAATTACAGATGGAActctttttaatgttctgtttaTGTCATTGATGCTTAAACAGGTTAAGCTTTAAATAGTGAAAATTTCCCTTCCTTCTTCTCTAAGATTTGCCAAACTCTTACTTCGTCTGCCCGCCCTCCGCTCCATCGGACTGAAGTGTCTAGAGCATCTCTTCTTCTTCAAGCTCATTGGAGACACACCCATTGACACCTTCCTCATGGAAATGCTGGAGGCACCTCATCAAGTGACATGACACAGACCTGCTCTTTGTAAATGTTtgaataataatgtaactgATCTAAACGTAAAGTGCAAACATCTTACGTTTTACCAAACGTGATTATTAATGTGAACATTTGTACCGGGgctttaaaaatacactgttgaCAAATGTCATAGAGGAaaaatttctccttttttgtaaataggtcatttaaattgcaaaataatgcaatgtatttttttctgtgttcaacTGTATAAATCAAATCGCAAGTTACCAGCCAAGTATTTCTAAATACTTATTGGAATTTTGTGAAAGTAAAAGGAAacattgaacattttttttatcactTCTTTCATatactttttgtgtgtttgtgtgttttgctctctgttaaaatgtaattctcTACCTATTTGTTGCAGTTCAAAGAGGATGTTTCACACACTACTATGTCAGAGTAGCCTGTATAAAATaatacccagctttataaatgggcagTTAATTGCGAGGCACTTAATGCACTTTTGAGAGGCGGCTCACTGAAtgacagtgtgtttcagtgaggtGGGAACAGTGGTTTTGAACAAATATCCCTATTGTAACTGTTGCATCTAAACTTCATCTGGCTACTGTGAAGAGTGCATGCAGTTATTACCATTAGCAATATGTAAAAGTATAGTAAACCCCACCAAAACATCAGATTCTGAGATAGTATTGTAGTAATTAACTATAccttattttcttcatttcctaTAAACTGAAAATTCAGAAGTGAATTGAAGATtctggaaatatatttattagcaaagatgcagctttttttaaatgcaagtaTGCATTATTGTAACACAGGGATTTGTAGATTTAAGAGAAGCAGAATTATCTCTGCTAATTGATACAAATGACAATCTGACATATACTATAAAACAATCAGATTGAATTAAAACATGTTGAATACAAATGCTTACCTATATTAtatgaaacattatttttcagttatgtCATTAGTGTAAATCGTTGTATTATACATCCATCCTTTGCTTAatgggttaatttgttctgtgaaccCCCCCATAAAGTAAAAGTTTTGCTGTAAAATCAAATTAACATTATGTCTTATGGACAGAAGAATTAATTAGTTCCCAGATGAAAAACGTgtcacctaaaaaaaaaaaaaactgaaaaaccaaataaaagatatttttatgcatgaccaTGACAACAccaatatattttgtatttgtaacaAAAGTTATTATTTCAACCATGTCtttcaattttatattttcattaattcgcTATCAATCACTGCTTGTCAAATGCAGGGTTGTAGTGTTCCAAAGTTTACCCCACAAGCACAAGGTGTCAGTAAAGCTATGCAGTATGTGGCAGTACA
Protein-coding sequences here:
- the rxrga gene encoding retinoic acid receptor RXR-gamma-A isoform X2, with product MASSPSQPAMSGVAGHPSVISTPLNPSRPLSSSVSGLASPYSVITSPAVSMSSTPGINFGALNSPQISTLSNVSAVDVKPPLGLPGLGNPGGYQCTSPGSLSKHICAICGDRSSGKHYGVYSCEGCKGFFKRTIRKDLSYTCRDNKECLIDKRQRNRCQYCRYQKCLAMGMKREAVQEERQRGREKSESEVESTSGSNEDMPVEKILDAELAVEPKTEAYMEASSGNSTNDPVTNICQAADKQLFTLVEWAKRIPHFSELPLDDQVILLRAGWNELLIASFSHRSVTVKDGILLATGLHVHRSSAHSAGVGSIFDRVLTELVSKMKDMQMDKTELGCLRAIVLFNPDAKGLSNPTEVEALREKVYASLESYTKNRYPEQPGRFAKLLLRLPALRSIGLKCLEHLFFFKLIGDTPIDTFLMEMLEAPHQVT
- the rxrga gene encoding retinoic acid receptor RXR-gamma-A isoform X1, with product MDDSDPYVHLNAPVHVNAEHMASSPSQPAMSGVAGHPSVISTPLNPSRPLSSSVSGLASPYSVITSPAVSMSSTPGINFGALNSPQISTLSNVSAVDVKPPLGLPGLGNPGGYQCTSPGSLSKHICAICGDRSSGKHYGVYSCEGCKGFFKRTIRKDLSYTCRDNKECLIDKRQRNRCQYCRYQKCLAMGMKREAVQEERQRGREKSESEVESTSGSNEDMPVEKILDAELAVEPKTEAYMEASSGNSTNDPVTNICQAADKQLFTLVEWAKRIPHFSELPLDDQVILLRAGWNELLIASFSHRSVTVKDGILLATGLHVHRSSAHSAGVGSIFDRVLTELVSKMKDMQMDKTELGCLRAIVLFNPDAKGLSNPTEVEALREKVYASLESYTKNRYPEQPGRFAKLLLRLPALRSIGLKCLEHLFFFKLIGDTPIDTFLMEMLEAPHQVT